From Salmo salar chromosome ssa09, Ssal_v3.1, whole genome shotgun sequence:
atctatatccacagtaaaacgagtcctatatcggcatgacctgaaaggctgctcagcaaggaagaagccactgctacaaaaccgtcataaaaaagccagactacggtttgccactgcacatggggacaaagatcgggggaggcttgcaagccgaagaacaccatcccaactgtgaagcacgggtgtggcagcatcatgttgtgggggtgctttgctgcaggagggactggtgcacttcacaaaatagatggcatcatgagaaaggaaaattatgtggatatattgaagcaacatctcaagacattaagttaaagcttggtcgcaaatgggtcttcaaaatggacaatgacccaaagcaaacttccaaagttgtggcaaaatggcttaaggaccacaaagtcaaggtattggagtggccatcacaaagccctgatctcaatcctatagaaaatgtgttggcagaactgaaaaagcgtgtgcaagcaaggaggcctacaaacctgactcaactACTCCAGCTCTGACGGGGggattgggccaaaattcacccaacttattgtgggaaggttgtggaaggctacctgaaacattttatccaagttaaacaatttaaaaaggcaatgctatcaaacactcaattagtatatgtgaacttctgacccactgggaatgtgatgaaagaaataaaagatgaaataaatcattctctctactattattctgacatttcacattcttaaaatatagtggtgatcctaactgacctactaggattaaatgtcaggaatggtgaaaaactgagtttaaatgtatttggctaaggtgtatgttaacttccgacttcaactctgtgtgtgtgtgtgtgtgtgtgtgtgtgtgtgtgtgtgtattacgctACCGTTCAACattttggggtcatttagaaatgtccttgtttttgaaaggaaaaaccatatttttttgtcaattaaaataacatcaaatatatcagaaatacagtgtagacattgttaatgtcgtAAATGACTAcagtagctggaaacagctgattttttttttttaaatggaatatctacataggcgtacagaggcccattatcagcaaccatcactcctgtgttccaatggcacattgtgttagctaatccaagtttataattttaaaaggctaattgctcattagaaaacccttttacaattatgttagcacagctgaaaactgttgttctgattaaagaagcaataaaactggccttctttagactagttgagtatctggagcatcaacatttgtgggtttgattacaggcttaaaatggccagaaacaaagacctttcttctgaaatttgtcagtctattcttgttagagaaatgaaggctatttcatgtgagaaattgccaagaaactgaagctctggtacaacgctgtgtactactcccttcacagaacagcgcaaactggccctaaccagaatagaaagaggcgtgggaggccctggtgcacaactgagcaagaggacaagtacattactgtctagtttgagaaacagatgcctcacaagtcctcaactggcagcttcattaaatactatccgcaaaacacaagtctcacaacaccagtctcaacgtaaacagtgaagaggcgactccagcatgctggccttctaggcagagttactctgtccagtgtctgtgttcttttgcccatcttaatcttttatttttattggccagtctgagatggggctttttctttgcaactctgcctagaaggccagcatgcccgagttgcctcttcactgttgatgttgagactggtgttttgcgggaactatttaatgaagctcccagttgaggacttgtgaggcgtctgctctaggaagagtcttggtggttccaaacttcttccattttaagaatgatggaggccactatgttcttggagaccttcaatactgcagaaatgttttggtaccctttcccagatctgtgcctcggcacaatcctgtctcggagcactaaggacaattccttcgacatggcttggttttcgttctgacatgcactgtcaaatgtgtgaccttatatagacaggtgtgtgcctttccaaatcattccaatcaatttaatttaccacaggtggacttcaatcaagttgtagaaacatctcaaggatgatcaatggaaacgggatgcacctttgcaatgagactcgaaattgagctaagggtctgaatacttatgtaaataacacatttacatttttattttttattatacatttcagaaaatgtctacaaacctgttttcactttgtcattatagggtattgtgtgtagattgatgaggaaaatgttttattaaatctattttagaataaggctgtaacgtaaccaagtggaaaaagtcaaggggtctgaatactttccgaaggcgctgtaTGCAGTGTTTATAAAGGAGGCCCCTGGTCCTTCAGGTGGTCGACATTTGAGacaatatccacaggaaagtattattAAACCAACTTCAAAACgcgggtctctgtgtgtgtggcaatCATTTACATTTATACAttcacgtcatttagcagacttgcttatccagagcgacttacaggaacaGTTAGGgttgagtgccttgctcaaaggcacattaACAGATATTTTAACCTCGTAAGGTCGGTggttcaaaccagcgacctttcatttattgtcccaacgctcttaaccgctaggctacctgcatcatGTGCACAAGAAGGAAGTACATGCAAGCATATTAACCGAAGTCTTGCAGGTGTTTAGGGTTTGTGCCAGGTGATAGAAATTTCAACGGCAGTACCGGCGCTCTAAAAAGTGAAATAATACTCTCTTGTGGATAGACTGAGTTCAAAtgtaattttattcaacattcaaatttatttataaagcccttcttacatcagctgatatctcaaagtgctgtacagaaacccagcctaaaaccccaaacagcaagcaatgcaggtgtagaaccaCGGTGGcgaggaaaaactccatagaaaggccagaacctaggaagaaacgtagagaggaaccaggctatgaggggtggccagtcctcttctggctgtgccagaacaacattctggcttgtaagtCAACTTTCCAAGTTTTTGCACTGCATTGTTTCAGAATGTGTACCAATAATTGGTATCACAGTGTGATTTATTAGGCAAGTTGGTCACCTGCTTGACCAGCTGTAGCTGGTTGGTTAGTTAGACCATCTACCAGCTCTAGCTGGTTTGACAAACACAATTCACAATAGTAAACTGTAGCACATAGTTATAGCAAAGTTTGAATAACTGACGACTAAAAGAGTGCCTTCGATTAACTATTTATTTGCATCTTTTTTAAGTGGCCACCTATCACATTGGGTTGCGCATAAATGTTTTTCTTCTCATGATCAAGGTAGCCAACTATGCATAAGCATTGATTTGTTCCTAATGTAGTTTTGAACAAAAACAGTCCCATATGCAAGATGCATATATTTGTCATATATCATCAAAGAAATGACAAATATATATCATATGGATGACCATATATTTAAAAAGTATGTCCATTGCAAAAGTTGAACGCACTGACTAAGTCGCTCTGTCTTGAGTGTCTGCTTAATGTAATTGTAACAGGGGTAGCCtaacacaggaggctgctgaggggagaacagctTGTAACAATGGCGGAATGGagcgaatggcatcaaacacctggaaaccatgtgtttgatactattccgctccagtcattaccacgagccggtTCTccgcaattaaggtgccaccaacttcctgtgTAGCCTACCATCCACATATCtaattattttcttttttttatattcCCAGGTTAATTGTGACCTGTCCTGAATTCTACTCAAAATGTGTTCCATTCCTGGATTGCCAATGCCAGGATACCAAGTCACAGTTCTCATTACAAGGGTAAACCTAAAtcctgtctgttctctagtggAATTGTGGGGAAACTTTAATCAAGAAAGGCAACATGCTTACCAGCAAATGAGAAGGGGAGTTCAGATTCCCAGACAGAGGTTTTGTGAATCAGAAGGAAACCCTGGAGACTTGTGTCTAGCTCGTCTGAATGTAACCTGGCACAGGGCTAGGATAATATCAAGACATGGGCATCATTACAATGTGTTTCTCATTGATGAAGGGAGAGCTCATGTTGCTACAAACAACACCTTAGCATGGGGTCAGAATGACTGTTTTCTTTTACCTCCAGAAGTGGAGTTCTGTGTTCTTGCCAATGTATCCCCCTTATCCCATGAAAACAAATGGACTCCAACAGCCTCAGATTTTTTGGAGTCTCTTTGCGGCAAAACAGTCAATGGAATGGTTCAGGATGTATTGATGCCAGACAGAACAGTCCTCCTTTATATTCCGATCATTAACAAACATATGTATGAAGTCGGCTTTGCCAGAAAGCTCCCCAGTGACAAGTTCAAACAACTTGTTCTATCGTCTCTGAACTTGCCAAAGAGTCAGGTCTCCTCCACAGAGACATTGCCACCTACAGTGTCACACAAACAGACTGATGCTGGGAGAGAACTTGAGAAGTTTCAACAATACTTCTATCCAGAACTGCTAACAGACTTCATTGAAACTGTGGAAGTCACAGAGGTGATAAACCCACAGCGTATCTTCTGCAAACTCTCAATTTTCTCTCAGGAGCTGGAGAAACTCTCTGAGCAGATTCATGAATACTATGAGGGAAGATCTACTTTTTGCAAGGCAAGACAGACGGCCTCAGGCGCTCCATGTGCAGCAAGAGGGGGCAATGGCAAGTGGTATCGATCTCTGCTACAGCAGGACATTGGATCAGAGAGTGCTGTGGAAGTACTACATGTTGATAATGGGAAGACAGACTTTGTCCATGTGGGTGACATCAGACCACTGGCTGCCAAGTTCTTCAGAATGCCAGTTGTAACTTATGTTTGCTCCCTCCACGGTATTGAGGATAGAGGCATTGGATGGACAGTGGATGAAATCAAGTATCTGAAATCTGTGCTGCTGCACAAGACCGTCATTGCAAAATTTGAATACCACAACTTGTCAGAAGGCATCAACTGTGTGACACTCTATGGAGACGACAATGTAAACATCAACAAactttttggagtgaaagagagatgtCTTCTGGAGTCAGAGAGGCCTCCACCACGAGTCACAGAGGAAAGCTTTGCCATAGACATACAAAACAGTGTGCATCCCCTTACCACTCCACACTTTCCGTCAGCAACAGAGACTGTCCTCAATGAACATTGGTTCCAAGTAGGAAGCACCTTGGAAGTCAAAGTATCTTGCATTGAAAGTCCGGCAAAATTCTGGTGCCAGATGGCACAGGAGAGTACAAGTCTTCAGATCCTTATGCAAGAAATGCAGTATCATTATACCTCCAGTCCTCCACAGCAAATTGATGGAGACATTTGTGTTGCTCTGGATCATGACAATGGTATGTGGTACAGAGCACGGATTGTTGAGAATGATCGGTCTCCCCATGTAGATGTGCGGTACATAGATTATGGACAAACCAGGCATGTCTCTCTGCAAGACTTGCGCCCCCTGGACCCAGTGTTTCGAAGACTGAAGACCCAGGCCTTTCAGTGTTTCCTGCAGAATCTGAACACTCCTACAAGTCCTGTTCCAGCAGATTGGAGTGATGCTGCCTCATCGGAGTTCCAGAAGTTTGTAGATTCCACTGCTGACTCCAATGTAGGATTGAAATGCACCATACATGCAGTCATGCGTGACACCCAAGGCTTGGTGGTTAATATGGTAGATATTGAAACACCAGTTCAAAGCGCATGCAAACTTCTGGTTCAGAAAGGAGGTAAGGCCCCTGCTCCTCTAAAATCTCCTCCACTTTCTTCTGCCCCCCCCGACACAGAAAACTTCTCATTAAACAACATTGAAGTTGGAGGGAAAGAGAAGGTGTGGATAACTAGTGCAAAAAGTGTTGCTCACTTCTATGGCCAGCTTGAAAGAAATTCTCATGTGATTGACAAATTGACAAAAGATCTTCAACATTTTTGCCACCAGCCACTGCAGAGCACAAACTGTCCTCAATCACTAGAAACTGTTTGTTTTGCTAAATATACTGATAGCCAGTGGTACAGAGGACAGATTAAAGCAACACATCCAACCCTTCAGGTTCACTTTGTGGATTATGGTGACACAGTCACATTGAGTCAATCAGACATCCTTCCCTGTCCTGTAGAAGCCGGCTCGCTCATGTCAGTTCCTGTGCAAGCTGTTCCGTTTGGGCTCTTCGGTGTTCCAGAAGATGTATCCCAAGAGGTCAACCGCTGGTTTGAAAAGCATGCCACAGACCTGAGATTTACCATCACAGTGGTGGCTAAAGACTCTGGTGGAAAGCTTTTAGTTGAACTGTATGACGGAACAACACATATAAATGAGATGGTCAGAGAGAAGCTAAAAGAGGCGAGACCAGGAAAAGAAATAATTTTAGTCCAATCGCTTTCTCTGAGCTCTAAACTATCAACTACTTCAAGACGCACAGATCAATTTCAGACCAAATTTAATTTGCCAGAACGTGTGCAAATGCCAACATCTCAGGATTGGGCTGCGAGGGGAACAGTAATAAAGCACAGTAGCACTGCAATGTGTTTCGCATCCCCGCAAAGAAAAGTTGGACAGTCTACTCCTCAGCAGTCACTGTTGGACAAACCTGAAAATAAGCCAATGGTTGAACATGATGGACAGATGTGTCGTTTCTCCAAACTCACAGACCTTCCCTCAAGACCCTTGAAACCAGGGTTGGTAACAGAGGTGTATGTTTCGCACTGTAACAGCCACTCTAGTTTCTTTATTCAGTTGACAAAGGATGAAGATGATATATTCTCTCTTGTGGAGAAACTAAATGGCTCACAGTCGTCTTGTGATGCCCCACCAGTTGACTTGAACAAACTGCAGCTCGGTGACTTGGTGAATGCGGAGTATCCGGAAGACAGCTCATGGTATCGTGCAGTTGTTAGGTGCAAACCTGGGAATGGAACCGTTCATGTTGAATTCATAGACTTTGGAAATGAAGCAACTATTCCATCCCTGAAAGTGAAACAACTCGACAAGCAGTTCATAGAATATCCCAGGTTCAGTATTCACTGTGTACTTAGTAGAATAACTAATGCTAACAACAAAGAGACATGGGAGGAAGATGTCACATCGATGATCAAAAAGGCTACAACAACAGAAAACGCTGAGAAGAAACTGGCATGCACATTTATGAAGGAGACCGGATCAGTTTGGGAGGTCAGTCTAGAAGATCAAGGTATTGTGTTGGCACATTCCTTAGTTGAAGCTAGTCAAACAGGCAGAGCAGATGTATcagaactgtcttgttcaggtgAAAACACGATTCCCCTGCTGTACAAGAAGCCAAGCGTTTCCCAAAACCAGGCTTTGGATGTCTATGCGTCCTCTATAGTTGAACCTAACTACTTCTGGTGTCAACATGCAAACTCTGAGGAGCTATACAGGATCTCAAGAATTGTTCAAGAGTTTGTAAACTCTGCCCTGCAGGACCCTGTCCTAATGGATACCCTGAACCCCAGAAGTCCTTGTCTGGCTTTCTTTGCTGAAGACAACCAATGGTATCGAGCTCAGATCATTCACAAAACTAATGATCGTTTCACTGTTCTTTTTGTGGACTATGGAAATGAGTCCGAAGTTGATCTCAAGGCAATAAGGTCAATTCCACCTCCGCTACTAGAGAGCGCCCCTCAGGCCTTCCTGTGTTCTCTGGCTGGAGTTGAGCACCCAGAAGGCGCCTGGGATAACAACACTGTTGATGGGTTTTACCAGCTTATCGTTGATAAACCACTCAAAGTTACAGTTCAGAAAATGTATAATAACCTGGAAAGTCTCCCCCCACAATACCATGTCAAAGTGGAGTGTGAGGAGCATGTTATCAACGACTTGATGAGAAGTTACTTGCATTGCTCTGATTTGCACGTCCACAGCAAAACAGAGTGTGCTGATGAGTTCTTCTCCTCTGACGTGACCATTTCAAATGAAACCTTGAACCGGTCTGAGTATAAACGTCTTACACAAGAAATGACTCCCAAATTGAATTCCACTGAGGTTCCAGTGATGGACAGATCACCAAGCACCACGCAATGTTCAGGAGACACTCTGGCAGTCAGGACAATCTCTTATAATGGTCTTGCAGGAGTCTCCTCAAGTGGATCCAATGTACCTTCCAAGAGTGTCCCCAAACTTGAAAATCTTCCAAAACGATCAATAAAACCAGGTTGGGGAGCagatgtctatgtttcacaaTGCAACAGTCCATCAAGTTTCTTTGTTCAATTAGTAGAGGATGAAAGGTATCTGTTCTCTCTTGTGGAAAGACTCAATTCTGACCAATCAGATGGTGTTGCACGCAAGAACGTTGCCAATCCGCAGCCAGGGGATCTGGTGAATTCTGAGTTTCCAGATGACTGTTCCTGGTATCGTGCAGTCATTCTAGAAACAAATGGAGAAGACAAAATTCATGTGCAATACATAGACTTTGGTAATGAAGCATCCGTTTCACCCCTCAAGGTTTGCAGGCTGGACACCCAGTTCCTGGAGCACCCAAGATTTAGCATCCATTGTTCTTTAAGTGGACTTGCGGACACTAAATACAAAGGATTGGAGCAGGAAATTAGTTGCCAGTTCCAAAAAGTTGCAGGTGCGGACAGTGCAAGGAAATGGGAATGTAAGTTCATCAAAGACACTGGATCCACTTGGGAGGTCTGTCTGGACCAGAACGTCATACTAGCAGATTCACTAAATATGTGTTGTTCAGCTGGAGACTCTACTCACCTTGACCGACAAAGCCCAAGTTCTGGATCTTTGCCATCCCAGATAGAGAGGAGTGACAGAGAGCATAATACACTGCTGCAATTCTGGAAACTGGATATATTCCTGGGACAGACTTTGGATGTGTACGCCTCTTCCATAGCGGGCCCTGGTTATTTCTGGTGCCAGTATGCAAACTCCGAGGAGCTTGCTGAAATCTCAAAAGTTTGCCAGCTCATTGGAAACTCTGAGCATAAGGACACAGTCCTCATGTCTACCCTGAGCCCTGGAAGTCTTTGTCTGGCTCTCTTTGCCGAAGACGAGCAATGGTATCGAGCTCAGATTGTTAGCAAAATTGATGTTATCTCTGTTGTCTTTGTGGATTATGGAAATGAGTCAGAAACTGATTTGAAGTCTTTGAAGTCTGTTCCACCTCAGCTACTAGAACACCCTCCTCAGGCCTTTCTGTGTTCCCTGGCTGAATTTGAGAACTCAGAAGGCAGCTGGGATGACAATGCCCTTGATGGGTTCTATGAGCTCCTTGCTGATAAGCCGCTGAAAGTGACAGTTCAGAAAATGGATAATAATAACAAGCTCCACATTCCTCAATACCAAGTGAAAGTAGAGTGTGAGGAGCTGATTGTGAATGACTTCATGAAGACTTGCTGGAGAAGCTCCCCCACCGAGTCTCAATCAGGTTTGTAAATGTTCTCAACTTTTTATTGAGAGTTGTACAGTGATCCACTTCTGAATAAATGGTACGTAGTATTTCACTGATGTTAATTTTAACTCTTTGCTTTTTGTTCTGTTGAAGGTTACCTGTGCTTCAGATTAAGTTTTTAAACTTTTGAATTCTAATATTGTTTAGTAATACTACTATACATTTCAAATGTTCAACTTTATTATCCCATTGGGAAATTTAGTTTGCAAATAACAAATATTGCCCCACATGTAAAGCCAAAATCAATCAATCTCAAGTCAATCATCAGTATACATTATATGCATGTACATTATAAATAATTAATGTAAATTCATGTTTCTTTTCAGAAGAAGCGGCAAATCATTGTAGCTGGCAACTGGAAGAAACTGATGATTGAATCTGGTTTGGTCAGATTTTAGTTTTTGCATCAAGACTTTAGTAGTGATGAAGTTGTTGGATCCTCAAGATTGTATATGTTAGCACATTGTAGACATTAATGGCTGCAAACAAATctacaggggcggcaggtagcctagcggtt
This genomic window contains:
- the tdrd6b gene encoding tudor domain-containing 6 isoform X2, with the translated sequence MCSIPGLPMPGYQVTVLITRVNLNPVCSLVELWGNFNQERQHAYQQMRRGVQIPRQRFCESEGNPGDLCLARLNVTWHRARIISRHGHHYNVFLIDEGRAHVATNNTLAWGQNDCFLLPPEVEFCVLANVSPLSHENKWTPTASDFLESLCGKTVNGMVQDVLMPDRTVLLYIPIINKHMYEVGFARKLPSDKFKQLVLSSLNLPKSQVSSTETLPPTVSHKQTDAGRELEKFQQYFYPELLTDFIETVEVTEVINPQRIFCKLSIFSQELEKLSEQIHEYYEGRSTFCKARQTASGAPCAARGGNGKWYRSLLQQDIGSESAVEVLHVDNGKTDFVHVGDIRPLAAKFFRMPVVTYVCSLHGIEDRGIGWTVDEIKYLKSVLLHKTVIAKFEYHNLSEGINCVTLYGDDNVNINKLFGVKERCLLESERPPPRVTEESFAIDIQNSVHPLTTPHFPSATETVLNEHWFQVGSTLEVKVSCIESPAKFWCQMAQESTSLQILMQEMQYHYTSSPPQQIDGDICVALDHDNGMWYRARIVENDRSPHVDVRYIDYGQTRHVSLQDLRPLDPVFRRLKTQAFQCFLQNLNTPTSPVPADWSDAASSEFQKFVDSTADSNVGLKCTIHAVMRDTQGLVVNMVDIETPVQSACKLLVQKGGKAPAPLKSPPLSSAPPDTENFSLNNIEVGGKEKVWITSAKSVAHFYGQLERNSHVIDKLTKDLQHFCHQPLQSTNCPQSLETVCFAKYTDSQWYRGQIKATHPTLQVHFVDYGDTVTLSQSDILPCPVEAGSLMSVPVQAVPFGLFGVPEDVSQEVNRWFEKHATDLRFTITVVAKDSGGKLLVELYDGTTHINEMVREKLKEARPGKEIILVQSLSLSSKLSTTSRRTDQFQTKFNLPERVQMPTSQDWAARGTVIKHSSTAMCFASPQRKVGQSTPQQSLLDKPENKPMVEHDGQMCRFSKLTDLPSRPLKPGLVTEVYVSHCNSHSSFFIQLTKDEDDIFSLVEKLNGSQSSCDAPPVDLNKLQLGDLVNAEYPEDSSWYRAVVRCKPGNGTVHVEFIDFGNEATIPSLKVKQLDKQFIEYPRFSIHCVLSRITNANNKETWEEDVTSMIKKATTTENAEKKLACTFMKETGSVWEVSLEDQGIVLAHSLVEASQTGRADVSELSCSGENTIPLLYKKPSVSQNQALDVYASSIVEPNYFWCQHANSEELYRISRIVQEFVNSALQDPVLMDTLNPRSPCLAFFAEDNQWYRAQIIHKTNDRFTVLFVDYGNESEVDLKAIRSIPPPLLESAPQAFLCSLAGVEHPEGAWDNNTVDGFYQLIVDKPLKVTVQKMYNNLESLPPQYHVKVECEEHVINDLMRSYLHCSDLHVHSKTECADEFFSSDVTISNETLNRSEYKRLTQEMTPKLNSTEVPVMDRSPSTTQCSGDTLAVRTISYNGLAGVSSSGSNVPSKSVPKLENLPKRSIKPGWGADVYVSQCNSPSSFFVQLVEDERYLFSLVERLNSDQSDGVARKNVANPQPGDLVNSEFPDDCSWYRAVILETNGEDKIHVQYIDFGNEASVSPLKVCRLDTQFLEHPRFSIHCSLSGLADTKYKGLEQEISCQFQKVAGADSARKWECKFIKDTGSTWEVCLDQNVILADSLNMCCSAGDSTHLDRQSPSSGSLPSQIERSDREHNTLLQFWKLDIFLGQTLDVYASSIAGPGYFWCQYANSEELAEISKVCQLIGNSEHKDTVLMSTLSPGSLCLALFAEDEQWYRAQIVSKIDVISVVFVDYGNESETDLKSLKSVPPQLLEHPPQAFLCSLAEFENSEGSWDDNALDGFYELLADKPLKVTVQKMDNNNKLHIPQYQVKVECEELIVNDFMKTCWRSSPTESQSEAANHCSWQLEETDD
- the tdrd6b gene encoding tudor domain-containing 6 isoform X1; this encodes MCSIPGLPMPGYQVTVLITRVNLNPVCSLVELWGNFNQERQHAYQQMRRGVQIPRQRFCESEGNPGDLCLARLNVTWHRARIISRHGHHYNVFLIDEGRAHVATNNTLAWGQNDCFLLPPEVEFCVLANVSPLSHENKWTPTASDFLESLCGKTVNGMVQDVLMPDRTVLLYIPIINKHMYEVGFARKLPSDKFKQLVLSSLNLPKSQVSSTETLPPTVSHKQTDAGRELEKFQQYFYPELLTDFIETVEVTEVINPQRIFCKLSIFSQELEKLSEQIHEYYEGRSTFCKARQTASGAPCAARGGNGKWYRSLLQQDIGSESAVEVLHVDNGKTDFVHVGDIRPLAAKFFRMPVVTYVCSLHGIEDRGIGWTVDEIKYLKSVLLHKTVIAKFEYHNLSEGINCVTLYGDDNVNINKLFGVKERCLLESERPPPRVTEESFAIDIQNSVHPLTTPHFPSATETVLNEHWFQVGSTLEVKVSCIESPAKFWCQMAQESTSLQILMQEMQYHYTSSPPQQIDGDICVALDHDNGMWYRARIVENDRSPHVDVRYIDYGQTRHVSLQDLRPLDPVFRRLKTQAFQCFLQNLNTPTSPVPADWSDAASSEFQKFVDSTADSNVGLKCTIHAVMRDTQGLVVNMVDIETPVQSACKLLVQKGGKAPAPLKSPPLSSAPPDTENFSLNNIEVGGKEKVWITSAKSVAHFYGQLERNSHVIDKLTKDLQHFCHQPLQSTNCPQSLETVCFAKYTDSQWYRGQIKATHPTLQVHFVDYGDTVTLSQSDILPCPVEAGSLMSVPVQAVPFGLFGVPEDVSQEVNRWFEKHATDLRFTITVVAKDSGGKLLVELYDGTTHINEMVREKLKEARPGKEIILVQSLSLSSKLSTTSRRTDQFQTKFNLPERVQMPTSQDWAARGTVIKHSSTAMCFASPQRKVGQSTPQQSLLDKPENKPMVEHDGQMCRFSKLTDLPSRPLKPGLVTEVYVSHCNSHSSFFIQLTKDEDDIFSLVEKLNGSQSSCDAPPVDLNKLQLGDLVNAEYPEDSSWYRAVVRCKPGNGTVHVEFIDFGNEATIPSLKVKQLDKQFIEYPRFSIHCVLSRITNANNKETWEEDVTSMIKKATTTENAEKKLACTFMKETGSVWEVSLEDQGIVLAHSLVEASQTGRADVSELSCSGENTIPLLYKKPSVSQNQALDVYASSIVEPNYFWCQHANSEELYRISRIVQEFVNSALQDPVLMDTLNPRSPCLAFFAEDNQWYRAQIIHKTNDRFTVLFVDYGNESEVDLKAIRSIPPPLLESAPQAFLCSLAGVEHPEGAWDNNTVDGFYQLIVDKPLKVTVQKMYNNLESLPPQYHVKVECEEHVINDLMRSYLHCSDLHVHSKTECADEFFSSDVTISNETLNRSEYKRLTQEMTPKLNSTEVPVMDRSPSTTQCSGDTLAVRTISYNGLAGVSSSGSNVPSKSVPKLENLPKRSIKPGWGADVYVSQCNSPSSFFVQLVEDERYLFSLVERLNSDQSDGVARKNVANPQPGDLVNSEFPDDCSWYRAVILETNGEDKIHVQYIDFGNEASVSPLKVCRLDTQFLEHPRFSIHCSLSGLADTKYKGLEQEISCQFQKVAGADSARKWECKFIKDTGSTWEVCLDQNVILADSLNMCCSAGDSTHLDRQSPSSGSLPSQIERSDREHNTLLQFWKLDIFLGQTLDVYASSIAGPGYFWCQYANSEELAEISKVCQLIGNSEHKDTVLMSTLSPGSLCLALFAEDEQWYRAQIVSKIDVISVVFVDYGNESETDLKSLKSVPPQLLEHPPQAFLCSLAEFENSEGSWDDNALDGFYELLADKPLKVTVQKMDNNNKLHIPQYQVKVECEELIVNDFMKTCWRSSPTESQSEEAANHCSWQLEETDD